One Solanum pennellii chromosome 10, SPENNV200 genomic region harbors:
- the LOC107001389 gene encoding uncharacterized protein LOC107001389, translating to MDALIENLKTHEMNKSHDLSKREAKKDKSQMLKFKREEESSEDNDMAYLTRRFQKFVRKNKGFRKGGNFPRAVTSNDTCHKCGKAGHCIRDCPLLKAENKEYQRPRSDYVVKKALAAWGDSSSESEDSEEPNDASMVVVHGEDNVFNEMFAFMAQSDEVDEEDKVTLLDFKQNLNTYTLKRPRRLANVLIDSVMDLTSERDSMNLDFESLNENRDKMGEKMKRKGESTSLQIELEENLKTTETKLALALERNDSLERDLVKLKKELTNILKWIKSSKLLSNVTNQSNYSKKGLVSERSSSQCWYMYSGCSKHMTGNIKKFLLLKALQGGGVSFGDGKKGYILGVGKVGKLVEEPIENVYHVSGLKCNLPSVSQICDKGNEFVRSNVWYLVPRPVDRTVIGTRWVFRNKLDERGVIISNKSRLVVQGYNQEEGNYDETFAPVSRMEAIRIFIAFANFMGFKLYQMDVKSAFLNGDLKEEVFVKQPPSFEDSELPNHVSNLLRPCMG from the exons ATGGATGCTCTTATTGAAAATCTCAAGACACATGAGATGAACAAAAGTCATGATTTGTCAAAAAGGGAAGCCAAGAAGGATAAGTCTCAAATGTTAAAATTCAAGCGTGAAGAAGAATCTAGTGAAGATAATGATATGGCTTATCTCACCAGAAGATTTCAGAAGTTCGTGAGAAAAAACAAGGGATTCAGAAAGGGAGGAAATTTTCCAAGAGCTGTTACTTCCAATGACACCTGTCACAAGTGTGGAAAGGCTGGACATTGTATAAGGGATTGTCCATTACTCAAGGCTGAAAACAAAGAATACCAAAGACCAAGAT CTGATTATGTAGTAAAGAAAGCTCTTGCTGCATGGGGAGATTCTTCAAGTGAGTCAGAAGATTCTGAAGAACCCAATGATGCTTCAATGGTGGTGGTTCATGGTGAAGATAATGtattcaatgaaatgtttgcttTCATGGCTCAGTCAGATGAGGTAGATGAGGAAGATaaggtaactcttcttgatTTTAAGCAAAATCTGAATACTTATACTCTTAAAAGACCGAGAAGATTAGCAAATGTTTTGATTGATTCTGTAATGGACTTAACTTCTGAAAGAGATTCCATGAATCTTGATTTTGAAAGTCTGAAtgaaaatagagataaaatggGTGAGAAAAT GAAAAGGAAAGGAGAGTCTACTAGTTTACAAATTGAACTGGAAGAGAATTTGAAAACTACTGAGACTAAACTTGCTTTAGCATTGGAAAGGAACGATAGCTTAGAAAGAGATCTTGTCAAACTTAAGAAGGAACTTACTAATATCCTTAAATGGATAAAATCCTCAAAGTTGCTATCTAATGTGACAAATCAAAGCAACTACAGCAAAAAGGGTCTA GTGAGCGAGAGGAGTAGTAGTCAATGTTGGTACATGTATAGTGGATGCTCCAAACATATGACtggaaacataaaaaaattcctCTTGCTCAAGGCACTTCAAGgtggaggtgtctcttttggtgatggaaagaagggaTATATTTTAGGTGTTGGAAAAGTTGGAAAATTAGTTGAAGAACCCATTGAAAATGTGTATCATGTCAGTGGGTTGAAGTGTAATCTTCCGAGTGTTTCCCAAATATGTGACAAGGGAAATGAA TTTGTAAGAAGCAACGTATGGTACCTGGTCCCAAGACCTGTTGACAGAACAGTTATAGGGACTAGGTGGGTGTTCAGAAATAAGCTTGATGAGAGAGGTGTTATTATAAGTAATAAATCTAGATTGGTTGTTCAGGGATATAATCAGGAAGAGGGCAACTATGATGAAACATTTGCGCCAGTTTCTAGAATGGAGGCTATCAGAATTTTTATAGCCTTTGCTAATTTCATGGGATTCAAGTTGTACCAAATGGACGTCAAAAGTGCTTTCTTAAATGGAGACTTGAAGGAAGAGGTGTTTGTTAAACAACCTCCTAGTTTTGAAGATTCTGAGCTACCAAATCATGTGTCAAATTTATTAAGGCCTTGTATGGgttaa